One stretch of Vulpes lagopus strain Blue_001 chromosome 12, ASM1834538v1, whole genome shotgun sequence DNA includes these proteins:
- the TMC6 gene encoding transmembrane channel-like protein 6, translating to MAQPLTFVLSVPETPEDHGPEPSPYDESEVHDSFYQLIQEQSQWVAEEGLELQQREPGPLETPGSGHQTLLGPEDPLVHSTATLRILASMPSRTIGRSRGAIISQYYNRTVRLRRRVSRPELRGVGRSARPSLRLYDLELDPVALEEEEKRFLLVKELQGLPVAQRDHMLRGMPLGLAEKRCLREESRTLTRKRRGRRGRPLASVSLVTSVPGSAPPSMSHSFGESYRVGSTAGVHAVTVFCSWDHKVTQKRASRVQHDNIRTHLKELLAEWQLRQVPQSLCGRLRQVAVLGLVWLLCLGTALGCTVAVYAFSELTIKSPVSTEQEGALLALPTVVCVLNLGAPYLYRCLAALERHDSPVLEVYVAICRNLILKMVILGILCYHWLGRRVGVLKEQCWENFVGQELYRLMVLDFIFVLLDTLFGELVWRLISEKKLKREKPEFDIAGNVLELIYGQTLTWLGVLFSPLLPAIQIIKLLCLFYVKKTSLMANCQAPRRPWLASHMSTVFVSLLCFPSFLGAAVFLCYAVWQVRPSSTCGPFRTLDTMYEAGKVWVRRLEQAGPSVSWVPWIHRYLVENTFPVYLVSALLLAVIYLNIQVVKGQRRVMCLLKEQISNEGEDKIFLINKLHSVYERKERRAGRTQEAERLAGDPDAW from the exons ATGGCCCAGCCACTGACCTTTGTCCTCAGTGTTCCCGAGACCCCGGAGGACCATGG CCCGGAGCCCAGCCCCTATGATGAGAGCGAAGTGCACGACTCCTTCTATCAGCTCATCCAGGAGCAGAGCCAGTGGGTGGCCGAGGAGGGTCTGGAGCTGCAGCAGAGGGAGCCGGGCCCCCTGGAGACCCCAG GCAGCGGCCACCAGACCCTGCTGGGGCCCGAGGACCCCCTCGTCCACAGCACGGCCACACTCCGCATCTTGGCCAGCATGCCCAGCCGCACTATCG GCCGCAGCCGAGGGGCCATCATCTCCCAGTACTACAACCGCACCGTGCGGCTCCGGCGCAGGGTCAGCCGGCCCGAGCTCAGGGGCGTGGGGCGCTCCGCCCGGCCCAGCCTCCGCCTCTACGACCTGGAGCTGGACCCCgtggccctggaggaggagg AGAAGCGGTTCCTCCTGGTGAAGGAGCTCCAGGGCCTGCCGGTGGCCCAGCGGGACCACATGCTCCGCGGGATGCCCTTGGGCCTGGCCGAGAAGCGCTGCCTGCG AGAGGAGAGCCGGACCCTGACGCGGAAGCGGCgtggccgccggggccgcc CCCTGGCCTCTGTGTCCCTTGTCACCTCTGTGCCTGGCTCTGCTCCTCCCAGCATGTCGCACTCTTTTGGGGAGAGCTACCGGGTGGGCAGCACGGCGGGGGTTCATGCCGTCACCGTTTTCTGCTCCTGGGACCACAAGGTGACTCAGAAACGGGCCTCCCGCGTCCAGCACGACAACATCCGAACCCATCTGAAG GAGCTGCTGGCCGAGTGGCAGCTGCGGCAGGTCCCCCAGAGCCTGTGCGGGCGGCTGCGGCAGGTGGCCGTGCTGGGGCTGGTGTGGCTGCTGTGTCTGGGGACGGCGCTGGGCTGCACCGTGGCCGTCTACGCCTTCTCGGAGCTCACGATCAAG AGCCCGGTGTCCACGGAGCAGGAGGGGGCGCTGCTGGCCCTGCCCACCGTGGTATGCGTCCTCAATCTGGGCGCCCCCTACCTGTACCGCTGCCTGGCGGCCCTGGAGCGGCACGACTCCCCGGTGCTGGAGGTGTACGTGGCCATCTGCAG GAACCTCATTCTCAAGATGGTCATTCTGGGGATTCTTTGCTACCACTGGCTGGGGCGCAGGGTGGGCGTCCTGAAGGAGCAg TGCTGGGAGAACTTCGTGGGCCAGGAGCTGTACCGGCTCATGGTGCTGGACTTCATCTTCGTGCTGCTGGACACGCTTTTCGGGGAGCTGGTGTGGAG GCTCATCTCTGAGAAGAAGCTCAAGCGGGAGAAGCCGGAGTTTGACATTGCGGGGAACGTTCTGGAGCTGATTTACGGGCAGACCCTGACCTG gctggggGTCCTCTTCTCGCCCCTCCTCCCCGCCATACAGATCATCAAGCTGCTGTGCCTCTTCTACGTCAAGAAG ACGAGCCTGATGGCCAACTGCCAGGCGCCCCGCAGGCCGTGGCTGGCCTCGCACATGAGCACCGTCTTCGTCTCGCTGCTCTGCTTCCCCTCCTTCCTGGGAGCCGCCGTCTTCCTCTGCTACGCCGTGTGGCA GGTGAGGCCCTCCAGCACCTGCGGCCCCTTCCGGACCCTGGACACCATGTACGAGGCGGGCAAGGTGTGGGTGCGCCGTCTGGAGCAGGCGGGCCCCAGCGTGTCCTGGGTGCCCTGGATCCACCGCTACCTGGTGGAAAACACCTTCCCCGTCTACCTGGTGTCGGCCCTGCTGCT ggccgTCATCTACCTCAACATCCAGGTGGTGAAGGGCCAGCGGAGGGTCATGTGCCTCCTCAAGGAGCAGATCAGCAAC GAGGGGGAGGACAAAATCTTCTTGATCAACAAGCTTCACTCTGTCTacgagaggaaggagaggag GGCTGGTAGGACCCAGGAGGCCGAGCGGCTGGCGGGCGATCCGGACGCCTGGTAG